The genomic DNA ATCGATGATCGGCAACCTCCGCCGCGCCGAGCGCCGAGATCACCGACGCGGCCATGGGCCAGCGCGCCGAATGCGTGATGCTCAACAAGCGCCCGCACGTCCTCAATGCCATCCGCATCTTCGACGACATCCTGTGCCGCATGCAATCGCACCAGCGCAAGAAGCGCACGCTGCCGCGTCGGCTCAGCTTTTGGTGGAACCCAAAGCGGCACCTCGCGTCGCCGCAGCCCTCGCCGGGGCAGGGCCTTTCACCGCATCAGGTGCACTGGTGAATTCGGCTGCACCGAGCCCCATTGCCGCCTCATCGTACCGTCGGCATGCTTCCAATAAAAGCGACATGGGGTTCTCATCGATGGTCTTCGATTTATCCAAATCACCGCAATAAAACAGAAACATTCCCTCCGGAATGTTAAGCGCCTTCCACAGGGCCTGATGGCCGCGGCAATTGTCGAATTCGGCATGCACGATCTTCCCTTCACGCATGAGAATGGTGCAGGAAGCGTCGGTTATCGGTTTGCCCGACGGCGTCACGATCAGCCTGCCGGTCTTTGCGGTCTGCACGAGAAACAGGAGCAGGTCGATGGCGCTGCCCGCGTCAAAACGGCCCTGGAGACTGGGGTACGGCCGGGCTTTTTGCGGCCGAGGCGCGCCGGCGTCGCCGCCACACGCCGGCAACTTGTTGACTGATGGGAATTGATGGGATTCCATGCGGTCCTCCTCTTTTTTGTGCGTTTTTTGCCTTGTTCGGCGAAAGGCATCCCTTTCGTCCCGCATAAAATCGCTTATCGTTGTTAGGGAGTTCTGATGGAACTGTTATAAATTGGTCAGCGGACGTTTGCGGGAAAGGAAAATGCCGGCGCGAGAAAAGGATTATTTCCCCACCACCGGCGCCAGCGCGAAATACGAGATCGCGGCGATAAACGCCGCAACGGGGATGGTGAGCAGCCAGGCGTATAAAATTTTGCGCGCCGTGATCCACCGCACCTTGGCCGCCTGTTCAACGGTACCCACGCCCATGATGGAGCCCGCGATCACGTGCGTGGTGCTCACCGGGATGCCGAAATGCGCGGTGCCGAGCAGCACGAGCGCGGCCGCGCTCTCGGCGCAGAAGCCCTCCATGGCATGGATCTTGGAGATCTTGGTCCCCATGGTCTTGACAATGCGCCACCCGCCGAAAATGGTGCCGAGCGCGATGGCCGTATAGCAGGAAAATACCACCCACCCATGGAGCTCAAAGGTTTGCGTTGCCCCGCCCGTGAACAGCGCGAGCGCGATCACGCCCATGGTCTTCTGTGCGTCGTTGGTGCCGTGGCCCACGCTGTACCACAGCGACGACACGAGCTGCATATACTTAAAGATCCTTGACGAACCAGAATAGCTCGCGCGCCTGAATATCCAGAAAATAACAAGCGTGAAAATGACGGCGCCCAGCATGCCGATGAACGGCGCGAACACGATGAAGAGCACGATCTTGAGCACGCCGCTCCAAATGACGACGTGCACGCCGGCCGCGGCAACGCCGCTGCCCACGAGCCCGCCGATGAGCGCGTGGCTGCTCGACGTGGGAAGACCGATGAGCCAGGTGATGATGTTCCAGATAATCGCGCCGCAGAGCGCGGCGAGCACCACGGTGAGGGTCACGTGGTCGATGTGGACAATGCCTTTGCCCACGGTCTTGGCGATGGCGACCCCGAAGGTGAAATAACCGATGAAATTGGCGAGCCCCGCCATGAGCACGGCCTGGCCGGGCGTGAGCGTGCGCGTCACCACCACGGTGGCGATGGCGTTGGCGGCGTCGTGGAACCCGTTGACAAAGTCGAACAGCAGCGCGATGATGACGATGACAACCACGAGTGAAAACGAGCTGATCACGGGCTAGCCCTGCTTCACCTTTATGCCGCGCACGATCTTGCCCACGTAGTCCACGGCGTCCACGACGTTCTCGAGGTGTTCGTACACTTCCTTGAACTTGATGATGTGTATGGGGTCTTTCGCGTTGAAGAGTTCGGCCATGCTCTCGTGGAACAACTCGTCGGCCTGGATTTCGAGCTCGTGCATCTGTTTGGCGATGTCCTGGATGCCCTTTCGGTTTCTCAGATGGCAGACGGCCAGCTTCATCTGCGCGGCGATTTTCACAATGATGTCGGCGAACTTCCACACGTTGGCGGGCACCTGCCGGATCCGGTAAATTTCGATCTTCCGCGAGATGCTGTTTAAAATATCGAGCGCGCGGTCGACGTTGATGGCGAGCGTGTGGATGTCTTCCCGGTCGATCGGCGTGATGAACGTCTTGTCGAGCTCCTCGATGATCAGGTGTTCAACGTCGTCGCCCTTTGACTCGCAGTCCTTGATGACCAGCAGCTCCTTTTTTATCGCGTCCTCCGACATCGTCTCGATCTTCCCCACCAGTTCCTTGAAGGTCTGGCACCCCTTGATGAGGAATTCCACCTGCTGTTCCATGTAATTGAAGAATTTCGTTTCGCGGGGAAGCAGGAGGTCGAGTATGTTCATTACGTCCTTCTTTGACGATGGCCAGGTCCTTGAATGCGGGGATTAAAAAGCCTACTAATATAATAAAAATCTAGAGATTAAAAATAAGAAAATCTTGGGCGTTCCCCTCGCCTTCGTACCTCAGGCTCGGGCTGCCACGGCCCCTATATGCGTGTCGGCGAGGGCCGGGCAGCACCGCGCTCCAGCGACGGCCTGCGGTCGCCCCTGACGCGACGGCGAATTCCAGTTAGTAAAGAGCAATCGCGACGCCCATCGAGCATCGTTGTGGAACCTAGCAACCAATACAAAATTCAATACAAGACCCCCCACTTTCCAAGGGGGAAACCGCCGAAAGCGGAGGGGGTTGCACCGCTGAGGTTGCGTTGCGAAGGGCCGACGCCTCGCGAGTGTCAAGCGAGCGAACTCGCGCGGCCCTTTGCTGGAGGGGGTGTGCCCCGCAATGTAGAGACGCGCGCGCTGCGTCTCTACATGTGGGGCCAGGGGGAAACGCGAAGCGGTGCCCCCACCAGATGATCTTCTTTATTTAACTTTACTGCCCATTTCTTTCAATATTCTCTGCACCTCATCCATCGCCGCTCCATATCCCGCCCAGTTCTTCTTTGCCAATTCCTGCTGCGCCATTTCGAACTGGCGGTTGGCCTCGGCGACGAGCTTCTTTACAGATGCGGATTCCGGTTCCCCGACCGGGGCGCCCGGCTGCTGCGGGGGCGCAATGGCCTGCTGGGCCTGCGTCAAGCCTCCGAAGATCGCGTTCAGGGACTTCTCGAGCGTCTCCTCCATGGCGATTGAGTTGCCGTACGACACGATCACCCGTTTCAGCTCGGGAACGCCGCCGTTCTCCGCCGCGAGGTACAGCGGCTGGACGTACAAAAGCGACTGCTCCACCGGGATCACGAGCAGGCTCCCCCATATCACGCGCGAGCCGCCTTGGTTCCACAGCGTGATCTGCTTGGAGATGTCGGGGTCCTGGTTGATGCGCGATTCGATCTGGCTCGGACCGTACACCAGTTGCTGTTTGGGAAAATTGAACACGAGCAGCTTGCCGTAGTTGGGCTCGTCGCACCGCGCCGCGAGCCACGCGATCATGTTCTCCTTCTTGGCGGGCGAGAACGGCACCATGAGGATGAACTCCTCCTGCGTTCCCACCTCGGCGAGCTTCATGATGGTGAAGTACGGCGACATCTGCTTGGTTTCGCCCTCCGAAAAGCTCTCCGGGATCTTCCACAGGTCTTCCTTGTTGTAAAACACCTGCGGGTCGGTCATGTGGTACAGCGCGTACACCTTTGCCTGGATGCCGAACAGCGACTGCGGGTAACGGATGTGGGAGCGGAGGTCGACGGGCATTTCCGCAATGGGCCTGAACACGTTCGGGAAGATCCGGCCGTACGCCTTGATGATCGGGTCCCTGGGGTCGGCCACCCAGTACGACACGGTGCCGTTGTATGCGTCGACCGTCACCTTCACCGAATTGCGGATGTAGTTGCCCACGCCGCGCACGTACGCCGAATACGGGTAGGCCGCGGTGGTGGTGTAGGCATCGATGAACCACACGAGCCTGCCGTCCTTCGCGATCACCATGTACGGGTCTGAATCGTACTCGAGGAACGGCATGGCCTTTTTCACGCGCTCGCCTATTTTACGGTAGTATAAAATCCTGCTGTCCGCGGTGATGTCGGTGGAGAGGAAAATCTTGAGCTCGTTGAACCTGGTCACAAACAGGAGCTTCTTGAGCGCGCCGCCCATGGTGACGCCGCCCGTTCCCTTGTATTCGGTATAGACGTTCTGGTCGCCCGACGGGTAGTCGAACTCCTTGAACCGTGTCTTGACAATTGCGTAATCGGCGTCGGCTTCGCCGTAGTAGATCTCGGGCCTCGTCACCTTGATGTCGGCGCTTCCCACCGGCGGGATGTTCTCGACGAAAAACTCGGGCAGTCCCTCGCTGGTGACGTTGTTCACCGGCCCCATGCACAGGCCGATGCCGTGGGTGAACGAGAAATGCTCGTTGATCCAGTTGCGGTTCTGGAGGCTCGACGCCACGAGCTCGCGCGACGACAGCATCACCTGCCGGTATTTGCCGTTTATCAAGTACCGGTCGTTGTCCACGTCGAGGAACTTGTAATAGGTGCGGATCTCCTGGAGCTGGGAGAACGTGGTGAGCAGCGGCGCGTTGTCCCACAAACGGATATTTTTCACCGTGAGGTCGTTCTTGCGCACGAGCTCGGCCGTGAGGTTGTCGGTGGGCGAAAAATGCTTTTCTTCTATGACGTCGAGGTTGTACGCGGCGCGCGTGTTCTGGATGCTCCATTTGATGTACGGCGACTCCTTGTTCACCTCGTTGGGCAGAACCACCACCTGCTGCACGATGCCGCTCGCGCCCCGGCCGATGAGGTACATGAGGAACACGAGCAGGATGCCGCCGATGGCGAACCTGAGTGTCTTGGTCCAGAGGTTGAGCCACACGAGAAGCGCGGCCGCCAGGGAGATGTAGCGCATGAGCCTGAGAAACGGCAGGTAGAAATGGATATCGGCATAGCCGGCGCCGTTGACGATGCGTCCGACGCCGTTCAACATGTCGTACATGCGGAACTGGAACAGAAAATACAGCGACGCCACGGCCAGCCCGGTGAGGACGAGAATGTGCGCCTTGGCGGCACCCGCCGCCTTGACCCACCGGCCGGTGAACGTGATGTTCTGCCGCAAAAAATAAACGATAAAGCTTCCCGCCAGCGACAGCAGGCATATGGCGAGGCCGCCATTATAGAGGAGCCGGTAAAACGGCAGCTTGAACACGTAGAACCCGATGTCCTTGCCCAGAAGCGGGTCGGCCGTGCCGAACGGTACCGCGCCCTTGAACTTGAGAAAGAGGTCCCAGTACCCGCTGGCGACGCTGCCGATGAAAAAAGCGGCCGCGACCGCGGCAAGGGGCAGCACGTATTTGACAAACGGCATTATGCCGTACGCCTCGATGTACGGCGTCCAGGGCGTTCGTGCCGTGAATGAGAGCGGCTTTGACAGCTTCTGCGCGAGCAGGAGGTTGCCGTAGATCACGATAAACGCCACAAGTCCGGCGACCGCCGAAACGCCCGCCTGCGACAGGACCATTTTAACGAGGACCTGAGCGTATCCGAGCTCCCGGTACCAGAAATAATCGGTGACGAACATCACGATGTTCTTGGCAAACACCACGACGAGCAGAACCACGATGGCCGCGATCCACCATCCGAGGTGCCTGATTTTCCTTTGTGAAGGCATGAGATCTCCTTTTTTTCTGTTGCTTCCGTTTCGCCCGCCTCACTCCTTCTCTCCCCGGACCCTTCCCCTGTCCACGGGTGGAGAGGGGAAGGGGGGTGCCCCGAGCATTGCGAGGGGCGGGGTGATGGGTGAGGCGTCTTACTTCTTCTTTTCCTCAACGGCCGGCTTTTGCGCCGGCATCGCTTTGGACTTGCACGTCTCGCACGTGACCGACACGCCCTCCACGTCCCAGCGCGCGCGCGCCTCGACGGTGTCGGGAAAAACCCAGTATTGTTCCGGCGGCGTCCACGGAATGAGGCTACCGGGGGTGGGAACGCTGTCATGGTTGACATCGGAGAAAAGCCTGATTCTTCCCTTGCCGGCCAGAAGGGAATCGAAGCGGAACTTGCCGGCCGCGTCCCTTGAAAAATAGGAATTCTGCTTTCCCAGCGGGAGAAACTGCCACAGCAGCGCGCTGTCGCCCTTGGGGCACGACGCGCCGCTCCCCGAGATGCTGAAGCAGATGTCCTTTTCCGAAATCGTCACGAAGCTGATGACGACGCCCTGCGAATCGTGCGGGCTGTTCCCGCCGATGTCGGTAAACACCGAATCGGGAATCCTGATGGAGTATCCCATGTCCGGCGTCAAGGCACGGACCGGCGTCAGCGTCGTGGTGTCGCCGAATCCCCTTGACAAATTGACATCAACCCTGTTCTTGAGCGTGTCCAGGCAGGGCCATTGCGCCGCGGCCGACCGCACAGGCTTGGACCAGAACAGCTTTATGACGGGTTTCAATTCCGCATTCGTCCTGGGATCAAAACCCCTTACCGCCGGCCGCACCGTGTCGGCGTTCGTCAGGCCGTTGAACCGGATCGTGTCCCGCAGAACGGTCGTCGTACCGAAAAGCATGGGCGCATGTTTCGTGTACACCAGCCTGAACGGCGCAAGGCCGAGCGTGTCCGCGAGCCCAAGCAGGAACCGTCTTGTATGCAGCACGGTGAAATAGTTCTGTATCGCGACCACGCGCGGCGATTCCACGGCCTCGATGCGCCACGCCGCATCGTACAGGGAATCGGGCAGGGTGCCGCCGCCCGCCCATTCACCCGCGATGCAGGTGCGCGAGAGCGGCGAAAGCGTGGCGATGTGCCGCGTGCTGGTGTCGCAGTTGACGGGGTACAGCACGAGCGGGCCCGCGGTGCGGTCGAGCACGATGTTCTTTTGCACCGGCGCGAACGCCGCCTC from Chitinivibrionales bacterium includes the following:
- a CDS encoding UPF0182 family protein, which gives rise to MPSQRKIRHLGWWIAAIVVLLVVVFAKNIVMFVTDYFWYRELGYAQVLVKMVLSQAGVSAVAGLVAFIVIYGNLLLAQKLSKPLSFTARTPWTPYIEAYGIMPFVKYVLPLAAVAAAFFIGSVASGYWDLFLKFKGAVPFGTADPLLGKDIGFYVFKLPFYRLLYNGGLAICLLSLAGSFIVYFLRQNITFTGRWVKAAGAAKAHILVLTGLAVASLYFLFQFRMYDMLNGVGRIVNGAGYADIHFYLPFLRLMRYISLAAALLVWLNLWTKTLRFAIGGILLVFLMYLIGRGASGIVQQVVVLPNEVNKESPYIKWSIQNTRAAYNLDVIEEKHFSPTDNLTAELVRKNDLTVKNIRLWDNAPLLTTFSQLQEIRTYYKFLDVDNDRYLINGKYRQVMLSSRELVASSLQNRNWINEHFSFTHGIGLCMGPVNNVTSEGLPEFFVENIPPVGSADIKVTRPEIYYGEADADYAIVKTRFKEFDYPSGDQNVYTEYKGTGGVTMGGALKKLLFVTRFNELKIFLSTDITADSRILYYRKIGERVKKAMPFLEYDSDPYMVIAKDGRLVWFIDAYTTTAAYPYSAYVRGVGNYIRNSVKVTVDAYNGTVSYWVADPRDPIIKAYGRIFPNVFRPIAEMPVDLRSHIRYPQSLFGIQAKVYALYHMTDPQVFYNKEDLWKIPESFSEGETKQMSPYFTIMKLAEVGTQEEFILMVPFSPAKKENMIAWLAARCDEPNYGKLLVFNFPKQQLVYGPSQIESRINQDPDISKQITLWNQGGSRVIWGSLLVIPVEQSLLYVQPLYLAAENGGVPELKRVIVSYGNSIAMEETLEKSLNAIFGGLTQAQQAIAPPQQPGAPVGEPESASVKKLVAEANRQFEMAQQELAKKNWAGYGAAMDEVQRILKEMGSKVK
- a CDS encoding DUF47 family protein, whose amino-acid sequence is MNILDLLLPRETKFFNYMEQQVEFLIKGCQTFKELVGKIETMSEDAIKKELLVIKDCESKGDDVEHLIIEELDKTFITPIDREDIHTLAINVDRALDILNSISRKIEIYRIRQVPANVWKFADIIVKIAAQMKLAVCHLRNRKGIQDIAKQMHELEIQADELFHESMAELFNAKDPIHIIKFKEVYEHLENVVDAVDYVGKIVRGIKVKQG
- a CDS encoding Ig-like domain-containing protein, giving the protein MKHPHTNFMNTGKLFLFIFISSTIIFYLSCAHQIPPSGGPDDKTPPKVLWAAPPAGTVNVPKKSEIVFNFSKWVSPQNIDKCLSVFPLPSGGVKISVSGRKITVRPKAVFSDSTTYHIVFNTSLNDLHGNSIGTPYQHYFSTGPTIDSGRVFGCVALGDAKGVQPKVALYTRAGKGDTIYFGLPSYLTQTDSGGSFSFENIHRGAYEILAFTDANGNNRLDPTGEAAFAPVQKNIVLDRTAGPLVLYPVNCDTSTRHIATLSPLSRTCIAGEWAGGGTLPDSLYDAAWRIEAVESPRVVAIQNYFTVLHTRRFLLGLADTLGLAPFRLVYTKHAPMLFGTTTVLRDTIRFNGLTNADTVRPAVRGFDPRTNAELKPVIKLFWSKPVRSAAAQWPCLDTLKNRVDVNLSRGFGDTTTLTPVRALTPDMGYSIRIPDSVFTDIGGNSPHDSQGVVISFVTISEKDICFSISGSGASCPKGDSALLWQFLPLGKQNSYFSRDAAGKFRFDSLLAGKGRIRLFSDVNHDSVPTPGSLIPWTPPEQYWVFPDTVEARARWDVEGVSVTCETCKSKAMPAQKPAVEEKKK
- a CDS encoding inorganic phosphate transporter → MISSFSLVVVIVIIALLFDFVNGFHDAANAIATVVVTRTLTPGQAVLMAGLANFIGYFTFGVAIAKTVGKGIVHIDHVTLTVVLAALCGAIIWNIITWLIGLPTSSSHALIGGLVGSGVAAAGVHVVIWSGVLKIVLFIVFAPFIGMLGAVIFTLVIFWIFRRASYSGSSRIFKYMQLVSSLWYSVGHGTNDAQKTMGVIALALFTGGATQTFELHGWVVFSCYTAIALGTIFGGWRIVKTMGTKISKIHAMEGFCAESAAALVLLGTAHFGIPVSTTHVIAGSIMGVGTVEQAAKVRWITARKILYAWLLTIPVAAFIAAISYFALAPVVGK
- a CDS encoding DUF4388 domain-containing protein encodes the protein MESHQFPSVNKLPACGGDAGAPRPQKARPYPSLQGRFDAGSAIDLLLFLVQTAKTGRLIVTPSGKPITDASCTILMREGKIVHAEFDNCRGHQALWKALNIPEGMFLFYCGDLDKSKTIDENPMSLLLEACRRYDEAAMGLGAAEFTSAPDAVKGPAPARAAATRGAALGSTKS